One part of the Candidatus Zixiibacteriota bacterium genome encodes these proteins:
- the secE gene encoding preprotein translocase subunit SecE has product MMFGKLIKFLKEVRAELTKVSWPTRNELIGSTVVTIVVTIIIYVFIGIIDRLLVLATKTIFG; this is encoded by the coding sequence ATGATGTTTGGTAAACTGATAAAATTTCTGAAAGAAGTCCGGGCCGAGTTAACCAAGGTCAGTTGGCCGACCCGTAACGAATTGATCGGTTCCACGGTAGTCACCATAGTGGTCACTATTATAATCTATGTCTTTATCGGGATTATTGACCGACTGCTGGTTCTGGCGACCAAAACCATTTTTGGATAA
- the nusG gene encoding transcription termination/antitermination protein NusG, translating to MPLRWYVVHTYSGHEQKAKRYLESAIATAGLEAKFGGILIPTEQVTEMRQGKRSTSTKKFLPSYILVEMELDRESQNLVVSTPSITNFVGAAGNPHPLKEDEVERIIGQVDRSRTVEATDVPYQAGDSVKVIDGPFADFSGFVGEVNMERKKIKVMVSIFGRPTPVELDFLQIEAVKQK from the coding sequence ATGCCGTTGCGATGGTATGTTGTCCATACTTATTCCGGACATGAGCAAAAGGCCAAGAGATATCTCGAATCGGCCATTGCCACTGCCGGTCTGGAAGCCAAGTTCGGCGGAATTCTGATTCCAACCGAACAGGTAACCGAAATGCGGCAGGGAAAACGGTCAACCTCGACCAAGAAATTTCTCCCGAGCTATATTCTGGTGGAAATGGAATTGGATCGAGAATCTCAAAATCTGGTCGTTTCTACGCCGAGTATTACCAATTTTGTCGGCGCCGCCGGCAATCCCCACCCGCTCAAAGAAGATGAAGTGGAGCGGATAATCGGTCAGGTCGACCGCTCTCGAACGGTCGAGGCGACCGATGTCCCTTATCAGGCCGGTGATTCGGTGAAGGTTATCGACGGCCCCTTTGCCGACTTTTCGGGTTTCGTCGGCGAAGTAAATATGGAGCGCAAGAAGATTAAGGTGATGGTCTCGATATTCGGACGTCCTACCCCGGTCGAGCTTGATTTCCTGCAAATTGAAGCGGTCAAGCAGAAGTAG
- the rpmG gene encoding 50S ribosomal protein L33, which yields MPREQIALACGECKRRNYNTAKNKRLHPERVEYKKYCPFCNKHTLHKETR from the coding sequence ATGCCCAGAGAACAGATAGCACTGGCCTGCGGTGAATGCAAAAGACGGAATTATAACACCGCCAAGAATAAAAGATTGCACCCGGAAAGGGTTGAATATAAGAAGTACTGCCCCTTCTGCAATAAGCATACGCTGCACAAGGAGACCAGGTAA